Proteins co-encoded in one Rhopalosiphum maidis isolate BTI-1 chromosome 2, ASM367621v3, whole genome shotgun sequence genomic window:
- the LOC113553870 gene encoding transcription factor 15-like — MEFDNGSNDFQIQSNQLNEAPSKKRIRSGANARERDRTQSVNSAFDVLRGMIPIDPPDRKLSKIETLQLATKYISHLSQILTPGGDSEQEHSFYDVCIFCLTNKINS, encoded by the exons ATGGAATTCGATAACGGTTCAAATGATTTTCAGATACAATCga atcaaTTAAATGAAGCGCCTTCGAAGAAAAGAATCAGATCGGGTGCCAATGCTAGAGAACGAGACCGAACCCAaag TGTTAACTCAGCATTTGATGTACTACGTGGTATGATACCCATTGATCCTCCAGACCGCAAACTATCTAAAATAGAAACATTGCAGTTAGCCACAAAATACATTAGTCATCTGTCCCAGATCCTAACTCCTG GGGGAGATAGTGAACAAGAACACAGCTTCTacgatgtatgtatattttgtttaacaaataaaattaattcttga
- the LOC113553869 gene encoding facilitated trehalose transporter Tret1-like isoform X1, producing the protein MEENAAGPSTPPEPPVVVNVQKPLNNSSVTQGFIAVISLLPCVISGAILGFTGVSMWNFPLTYRNSTWFASLAALGAAVGCLISHSLMNAFGPRGSVLLSHVVCAIGWMLTFSSWTTSNLLVGRTLTGVFVGIVSVAATAHSSECFPSRPAARPVVYTAIGVLCVYLAGSLLSYAQTAVVFTVATIVSFIFVRAFVPESPAWLESRGRTGDAEYSRLKLRVQRPADARSVEDGVEPSTGDRSAAADAIYRRLHHPDVYRPLLALGLHLALQQMSGPLVLVSYATQMVDDSGVRVLNSHFVAAVLAAFLVAGALVSTAMNHRESSATLAAAGTLTAGVVIAIYNLARRLFLNRLGSQLLSFIPLLGLIVFSMSSSVGMVPHSPVVRYAVGEHVALAFGYTVAFAVIKCYPYVHAAVGWWVFAVFAVASALNIVYGVLMFSEPEPSKQQRNTAATKRSSVGPAV; encoded by the exons atGGAAGAAAACGCGGCGGGCCCGAGTACGCCACCCGAACCACCCGTCGTAGTAAACGTCCAAAAACCGTTGAACAATTCTTCAGTGACGCAG gGATTTATAGCTGTAATATCGCTGCTTCCGTGCGTGATTTCCGGGGCCATTTTGGGATTTACTGGCGTGTCGATGTGGAATTTTCCTCTAACGTATAGAAATTCGACTTGGTTTG CTAGTCTGGCCGCTTTGGGCGCGGCAGTGGGATGCCTGATCTCGCACAGCTTGATGAACGCGTTCGGGCCCCGAGGATCGGTGCTGCTCAGTCACGTGGTCTGCGCCATCGGTTGGATGTTGACGTTCAGCAGTTGGACCACCTCTAACCTGCTGGTGGGCCGCACTCTCACCGGCGTGTTTGTGGGCATCGTGTCGGTGGCGGCCACCGCGCACAGCTCCGAGTGTTTCCCATCGCGGCCCGCCGCCCGGCCGGTCGTCTACACCGCCATCGGCGTGTTGTGCGTGTACCTGGCCGGGTCGCTGCTCAGCTACGCGCAGACGGCTGTCGTGTTCACGGTGGCCACCATCGTGTCGTTCATTTTCGTCCGGGCGTTTGTGCCCGAGAGTCCGGCCTGGCTGGAGTCCCGTGGCCGCACCGGCGACGCCGAATACTCCAGACTCAAGTTAAGGGTCCAGCGGCCGGCGGACGCCCGATCGGTGGAAGACGGCGTGGAACCCTCGACCGGAGACAGATCCGCGGCGGCCGATGCCATCTACCGGCGCCTCCACCATCCGGATGTCTACCGGCCGCTACTGGCGCTGGGCCTGCACCTGGCCCTCCAGCAAATGTCCGGCCCGTTGGTGTTGGTGTCGTACGCCACGCAAATGGTGGACGACTCGGGCGTGCGCGTGCTCAACAGTCACTTTGTAGCCGCAGTGCTGGCCGCGTTCCTAGTGGCCGGTGCCCTCGTGTCCACCGCCATGAACCACCGGGAATCGTCGGCCACGCTCGCGGCCGCCGGCACGCTGACGGCCGGCGTCGTCATCGCCATCTACAACCTCGCCCGCCGTCTGTTCCTCAACCGGCTTGGTTCGCAGCTGTTGAGCTTCATCCCGTTGTTGGGCCTGATCGTGTTCTCCATGTCCAGCAGCGTCGGCATGGTGCCCCACTCGCCCGTCGTGCGGTATGCCGTCGGCGAGCACGTGGCCCTAGCGTTCGGGTACACCGTCGCCTTCGCCGTCATCAAGTGCTATCCGTACGTGCACGCCGCCGTAGGCTGGTGGGTGTTCGCCGTTTTCGCGGTCGCGTCTGCCCTGAACATCGTTTACGGCGTCCTGATGTTTTCCGAACCGGAGCCCTCCAAACAGCAGCGAAACACCGCAGCAACCAAACGATCATCAGTCGGACCGGCTGTTTaa
- the LOC113553869 gene encoding facilitated trehalose transporter Tret1-like isoform X2 translates to MNAFGPRGSVLLSHVVCAIGWMLTFSSWTTSNLLVGRTLTGVFVGIVSVAATAHSSECFPSRPAARPVVYTAIGVLCVYLAGSLLSYAQTAVVFTVATIVSFIFVRAFVPESPAWLESRGRTGDAEYSRLKLRVQRPADARSVEDGVEPSTGDRSAAADAIYRRLHHPDVYRPLLALGLHLALQQMSGPLVLVSYATQMVDDSGVRVLNSHFVAAVLAAFLVAGALVSTAMNHRESSATLAAAGTLTAGVVIAIYNLARRLFLNRLGSQLLSFIPLLGLIVFSMSSSVGMVPHSPVVRYAVGEHVALAFGYTVAFAVIKCYPYVHAAVGWWVFAVFAVASALNIVYGVLMFSEPEPSKQQRNTAATKRSSVGPAV, encoded by the coding sequence ATGAACGCGTTCGGGCCCCGAGGATCGGTGCTGCTCAGTCACGTGGTCTGCGCCATCGGTTGGATGTTGACGTTCAGCAGTTGGACCACCTCTAACCTGCTGGTGGGCCGCACTCTCACCGGCGTGTTTGTGGGCATCGTGTCGGTGGCGGCCACCGCGCACAGCTCCGAGTGTTTCCCATCGCGGCCCGCCGCCCGGCCGGTCGTCTACACCGCCATCGGCGTGTTGTGCGTGTACCTGGCCGGGTCGCTGCTCAGCTACGCGCAGACGGCTGTCGTGTTCACGGTGGCCACCATCGTGTCGTTCATTTTCGTCCGGGCGTTTGTGCCCGAGAGTCCGGCCTGGCTGGAGTCCCGTGGCCGCACCGGCGACGCCGAATACTCCAGACTCAAGTTAAGGGTCCAGCGGCCGGCGGACGCCCGATCGGTGGAAGACGGCGTGGAACCCTCGACCGGAGACAGATCCGCGGCGGCCGATGCCATCTACCGGCGCCTCCACCATCCGGATGTCTACCGGCCGCTACTGGCGCTGGGCCTGCACCTGGCCCTCCAGCAAATGTCCGGCCCGTTGGTGTTGGTGTCGTACGCCACGCAAATGGTGGACGACTCGGGCGTGCGCGTGCTCAACAGTCACTTTGTAGCCGCAGTGCTGGCCGCGTTCCTAGTGGCCGGTGCCCTCGTGTCCACCGCCATGAACCACCGGGAATCGTCGGCCACGCTCGCGGCCGCCGGCACGCTGACGGCCGGCGTCGTCATCGCCATCTACAACCTCGCCCGCCGTCTGTTCCTCAACCGGCTTGGTTCGCAGCTGTTGAGCTTCATCCCGTTGTTGGGCCTGATCGTGTTCTCCATGTCCAGCAGCGTCGGCATGGTGCCCCACTCGCCCGTCGTGCGGTATGCCGTCGGCGAGCACGTGGCCCTAGCGTTCGGGTACACCGTCGCCTTCGCCGTCATCAAGTGCTATCCGTACGTGCACGCCGCCGTAGGCTGGTGGGTGTTCGCCGTTTTCGCGGTCGCGTCTGCCCTGAACATCGTTTACGGCGTCCTGATGTTTTCCGAACCGGAGCCCTCCAAACAGCAGCGAAACACCGCAGCAACCAAACGATCATCAGTCGGACCGGCTGTTTaa
- the LOC113553758 gene encoding 39S ribosomal protein L16, mitochondrial has translation MTLHKMLKFSTNQLSCTALLPQVNNVRGIKNFKPPILYDHIQMPERPKLHYIDRVPNYSNSQMRPPKMHKMLGLMRGPETVHNKLIHKQYGIQATGGGRMRFIHFEVIRMGLLRKLDWSRMFAIWRIDSPWQAVTKKGQGQRMGGGKGSIDHYVTPIRSGRIIIEIAGHCEYLEVKDILSKISAKLPFKAKAVSQEILEWDLAKEKWQTENNQNKYTMEYLIKNNMDDLQRKIKKIDHLYFGKYV, from the exons ATGACgttacataaaatgttaaagttTTCGACAAACCAATTGTCTT GTACTGCTTTGCTACCACAAGTCAACAATGTTCGAggcattaaaaattttaaacctcCAATTTTATATGATC ATATTCAGATGCCAGAAAGACCTAAACTCCATTACATCGACAGGGTaccaaattatagtaattctcAAATGAGGCCTcctaaaatgcataaaatgttGGGTTTGATGAGAGGTCCTGAAACAGTTCACAACAAACTTATACATAAACAGTATGGTATACAG gCAACCGGTGGTGGTCGAATGAGGTTTATACACTTTGAAGTTATCCGTATGGGTTTACTAAGAAAATTAGACTGGTCTAGAATGTTTGCTATTTGGAGAATTGATTCGCCGTGGCAAGCTGTCACTAAAAAg GGCCAAGGGCAAAGAATGGGTGGTGGCAAAGGTAGCATAGATCATTATGTAACTCCGATTAGATCAGGcagaattattattgaaatcgcAGGTCATTGTGAATATCTAGAG gtaaaagatattttaagtaaaatatcagCTAAACTTCCATTTAAAGCCAAAGCTGTTAGTCAAGAAATTTTAGAGTGGGATTTAGCCAAAGAAAAGTGGCAAACTGAAAATAATcagaataaatatacaatggagtatttaattaaaaacaacatgGATGATTTACagcgaaaaattaaaaaaattgatcatttatattttggaaaatatgtataa
- the LOC113553757 gene encoding pre-mRNA-splicing factor SYF1 — MKMELESNVNVVRENVGNDMSDAVIFQTYWLNKRDVEFEQDILRNPNSVKCWMRYIDNYKLGPYKKVCVLYERALKQLPGSYKLWHCYLKIRRKYLKTTDNPDYEEVNNVYERALVYMNKMPRIWIEFCTFMLKQPKLTVARRLFDRALRALPITQHVRIWPLYLKFIKESHDPEVAVKIYRRYLKLFPEDSEDYIEYLTTSGRLDEAAVRLSEIVNNDSFVSKHGKSKHQLWNELCNLISKNPLEIKSLNVDAIIRSGLRRYTDQLGHLWNSLADYYIRSGLFERARDIYEEAIQTVTTVRDFTQVYDAYAQFEELSLQKRMEVVHANQNSTEKDDSEIDLRMARLENLIERRLLLLNSVLLRQNPHNVKEWLKRVQLYEGNDVQVINTFTEAVETVDPQKAVGRLHTLWVEFAKFYEKAKQVEEARLVFKKAVLVSYIKVEHLASVWCEWVEMELRHENFNEAMRLMRQATSIPSRKVAYHDDTETVQIRLHKSLKLWSLYLDMEESFGTVKSTMACYDRVIDLRIATPQTIINYGLFLEENNYFEEMFKAYEKGVALFKWPNVFDIWNTYLTKFLDRYGGTKLERARDLFEECLEGCPPQFAKCIYLLYAKLEEKHGLGRRAMAVYERATEAVLPEEKFEMFNIYIKKAAEISGIPKTREIYMKALEVLTNNNARTMYLRFAELETKLGEIDRARAIYSHCSQICDPRVTEEFWQTWTSFEVAHGNEDTLREMLRIKRSVQAMYNIQVNMMSAQMMSVISVEPEKSGMKLLEEKALENKEKPLEPIKFVLGSEQDRLPNEKVTNPDEIEFSDDENEVDGDKENEENDDEDMPTKKDVPAELFGNLGAFTEKNTE, encoded by the coding sequence ATGAAAATGGAACTCGAGAGCAACGTCAATGTGGTACGAGAAAATGTAGGTAATGACATGTCAGATGCTGTGATCTTCCAGACATACTGGCTGAATAAGAGAGATGTTGAATTTGAACAAGACATATTGAGAAATCCAAATTCCGTCAAGTGTTGGATGCGGTATATAGACAATTATAAACTGGGGCCATACAAAAAAGTTTGTGTACTGTATGAACGCGCCTTGAAACAATTACCAGGCAGCTACAAATTGTGGCACTGTTACTTGAAAATACGTCgcaagtatttaaaaacaacagaCAATCCAGACTATGAAGAAGTGAACAATGTTTATGAGCGAGCATTGGTATATATGAACAAGATGCCTCGCATCTGGATTGAGTTCTGCACATTTATGTTGAAACAACCTAAACTCACAGTCGCTCGTCGTCTATTTGACAGGGCTCTTAGAGCCTTACCAATCACTCAACATGTTCGAATATGGccgttatatttaaaattcataaaagaaAGTCATGACCCAGAAGTtgctgttaaaatatataggagatatttaaaattatttccagAAGATTCAGAGGATTATATTGAATACTTGACCACATCTGGACGACTTGATGAAGCTGCTGTACGCTTGTctgaaattgtaaataatgacAGTTTTGTATCCAAACATGGTAAATCTAAGCATCAACTTTGGAATGAACTatgcaatttaatatcaaaaaatcctttagaaattaaatcattaaatgttgATGCTATTATACGTAGTGGTTTAAGACGTTACACTGATCAGCTTGGTCATTTGTGGAATTCGTTAGCTGATTATTACATACGTAGCGGATTATTTGAAAGAGCAAGAGATATATACGAAGAGGCTATTCAAACTGTTACAACGGTTCGTGATTTTACACAAGTTTATGATGCTTATGCACAATTTGAAGAATTAAGCTTACAAAAGAGAATGGAAGTTGTTCATGCTAATCAAAATAGTACTGAGAAAGATGATAGTGAAATTGACTTACGTATGGCAAGATTGGAAAACCTGATTGAAAGacgattattacttttaaactcAGTACTGTTAAGACAAAACCCCCACAATGTTAAAGAATGGTTAAAACGTGTACAGCTCTATGAAGGAAATGATGTTCaggtaataaatacttttactgAAGCTGTGGAAACAGTTGATCCTCAAAAAGCTGTTGGTAGATTGCATACCCTTTGGGTTGAATTTgctaaattttatgaaaaagcCAAACAAGTTGAAGAAGCacgtttagtatttaaaaaagctGTTTTAGTGTCATACATTAAAGTTGAGCATTTAGCCAGTGTTTGGTGTGAATGGGTAGAAATGGAATTGAGACATGAGAACTTTAATGAAGCAATGAGACTTATGCGACAAGCAACTTCAATACCTTCTCGGAAAGTAGCCTATCACGATGATACAGAAACTGTTCAAATACGAttacataaatcattaaaattatggtCTTTATATTTGGATATGGAAGAGAGTTTTGGAACAGTCAAGTCAACAATGGCTTGTTATGATCGAGTTATAGATTTAAGAATTGCAACTCcacaaactattattaattatggattatttttagaagaaaataactattttgaaGAAATGTTTAAAGCTTATGAAAAAGGAGTAGCGCTATTCAAGTGGCCAAATGTTTTTGATATAtggaatacatatttaacaaaatttttggATCGTTATGGTGGTACAAAACTTGAACGTGCTCGTGATCTTTTTGAGGAATGTCTAGAAGGTTGCCCACCACAATTTGCcaagtgtatttatttattatacgcaaAGCTTGAAGAGAAACATGGTTTAGGTAGACGAGCAATGGCCGTCTATGAAAGAGCCACTGAAGCTGTTCTACCTGAAGAGaagtttgaaatgtttaatatttacattaaaaaagcaGCAGAAATATCTGGTATACCAAAGACTAGAGAAATTTATATGAAAGCCTTGGaagttttaacaaataataatgctcGTACAATGTATCTAAGATTTGCTGAACTTGAAACAAAATTAGGTGAAATTGATCGTGCTAGAGCCATATACTCGCATTGTAGTCAAATTTGTGACCCTAGAGTAACTGAAGAATTTTGGCAGACATGGACCTCATTTGAAGTTGCTCATGGTAATGAAGATACTCTCCGGGAAATGTTAAGAATTAAACGAAGTGTACAAGCAATGTACAATATTCAAGTGAATATGATGTCAGCACAAATGATGTCTGTTATTTCAGTTGAACCAGAAAAGAGTGGAATGAAGTTGTTAGAAGAAAAAGCATtagaaaacaaagaaaaaccATTGGAACCTATCAAATTTGTTTTGGGTAGTGAACAAGACCGTTTACCGAATGAAAAGGTTACCAATCCAGATGAAATTGAATTCAGTGACGATGAAAATGAAGTTGATGGTGACAAAGAAAATGAAGAAAACGATGACGAAGATATGCCTACTAAAAAAGATGTGCCTGCTGAATTATTTGGTAACTTAGGAgcatttacagaaaaaaatactgaatag